Proteins found in one Methanofollis fontis genomic segment:
- a CDS encoding STAS domain-containing protein yields MEITTERQDGIPVIGVKGRFDGYTAGKVDEALDGALRDDDRSTVIDLEGTTYISSAGIRVILALQKLLKGRGGGTVLCGVGEYPMQVLSMAGFDRVFTICTGRADALERCHRREDSLSLIDELESPSVEYEGIRFRFERGSPRDSVLKVTGSLDDLLHSRLSAGDIRAEPFSGIRYSLGLGALGAGVEDAMPLLGEMMTIHGAMIWLPTDGHDTPDFFVPAREDGGVVAYTGFNVSLEGGFQEFALIEPSNGDAISLDALYRAVFARGRERTGGFSGIVAVAVWGVAAGVESSGIRRSPCIENAPADGSSILDEGMIEDWMDIDTEPRYDGDSIVTFGVGVDLSADLCAFDPSSLTAISYTHPAEGEGSGAYLHNHGVVFRNVLWEAESDLEQGIGRCLEEGEFVDMRHLLDSTRLHRARIGIAYIQEIRIS; encoded by the coding sequence ATGGAGATTACGACAGAACGGCAGGACGGGATCCCGGTCATCGGGGTGAAGGGGCGGTTCGATGGATATACGGCCGGAAAGGTGGATGAGGCGCTCGATGGCGCCCTCAGGGACGACGACCGCTCGACGGTGATCGACCTGGAGGGCACGACCTATATCAGCAGTGCCGGAATCCGGGTGATCCTTGCCCTGCAGAAACTGCTGAAGGGGCGGGGCGGTGGGACGGTCCTCTGCGGGGTGGGCGAATATCCCATGCAGGTTCTTTCTATGGCCGGTTTCGACCGGGTGTTCACCATCTGCACCGGACGTGCTGATGCCCTCGAACGCTGTCACCGGCGTGAGGATTCCCTCTCCCTGATCGACGAACTGGAGAGCCCGTCGGTGGAGTACGAGGGTATCAGGTTCAGGTTCGAGCGGGGTTCGCCCCGCGACTCGGTGCTGAAGGTCACGGGGAGTCTTGATGACCTCCTCCATTCCCGTCTCTCTGCCGGGGACATCCGCGCCGAACCCTTCTCCGGGATCCGCTATTCCCTGGGGCTCGGTGCCCTCGGTGCCGGTGTGGAGGATGCGATGCCCCTGCTCGGCGAGATGATGACGATCCATGGTGCGATGATCTGGCTTCCGACGGACGGGCACGATACGCCGGATTTCTTTGTGCCGGCCCGGGAGGACGGGGGCGTGGTCGCCTACACCGGGTTCAATGTCTCGCTTGAAGGAGGGTTTCAGGAATTTGCCCTCATCGAACCGTCAAATGGCGATGCCATCTCCCTGGATGCCCTGTATCGTGCGGTGTTCGCCAGGGGACGGGAACGGACGGGCGGGTTCTCCGGGATTGTGGCGGTCGCCGTCTGGGGGGTTGCCGCAGGGGTCGAGAGTTCCGGGATCCGGCGGTCGCCCTGTATCGAGAACGCTCCCGCAGACGGCAGTTCCATCCTTGACGAGGGCATGATCGAGGACTGGATGGATATCGATACCGAACCCCGCTATGACGGCGACAGCATCGTCACGTTCGGCGTCGGCGTCGATCTCTCGGCAGATCTCTGTGCATTTGATCCGTCATCCCTGACGGCGATCTCCTATACCCACCCCGCAGAGGGGGAGGGGAGCGGGGCATATCTCCACAACCATGGCGTGGTCTTCAGGAATGTGCTCTGGGAGGCGGAGAGCGATCTCGAGCAGGGGATCGGACGCTGTCTAGAAGAGGGCGAGTTCGTGGATATGCGCCATCTCCTGGATTCCACTCGCCTCCACCGCGCCCGGATCGGGATCGCCTATATCCAGGAAATCAGGATCTCCTGA
- a CDS encoding plastocyanin/azurin family copper-binding protein translates to MHAGRCIPFIILLAVCLSGCTGGDGSPPPPVETTQVPITGEVTEIDLVAEQFAFDRTEITVPAGSTVVIRFENRDPGVGHNFALYLDETAQTVLFKGDLITGPSTTTYTFTAPETAGTYHFLCDPHPRQMKGDFIVV, encoded by the coding sequence ATGCATGCTGGTCGCTGCATACCATTTATCATCCTCCTCGCCGTCTGCCTCTCTGGATGCACCGGCGGGGACGGAAGTCCGCCCCCTCCTGTGGAGACGACGCAGGTGCCGATCACAGGAGAGGTGACCGAGATCGATCTGGTCGCCGAGCAGTTCGCCTTCGATCGCACCGAGATCACCGTTCCGGCGGGATCGACGGTGGTGATCAGGTTTGAGAACCGGGATCCGGGCGTGGGGCATAACTTCGCCCTGTACCTTGACGAAACAGCGCAGACCGTCCTCTTTAAAGGTGACCTCATCACCGGACCATCGACGACGACCTACACCTTCACCGCGCCCGAAACGGCGGGAACCTACCATTTCCTGTGCGATCCCCATCCCCGGCAGATGAAGGGGGATTTCATCGTGGTCTGA
- a CDS encoding STAS domain-containing protein translates to MTDPTHTGHRIINGTPVVPVSGRIDASTAADLEQELASAVRDGASSVVVDMTDLDYISSSGLRVLLAAKKNLSRGGGTLKIAAMKPFVREVFEISGFLRIFPVYPGVDEALQEKGTGE, encoded by the coding sequence ATGACTGATCCCACACATACAGGGCACAGGATCATCAACGGCACCCCGGTAGTCCCGGTGAGCGGGCGGATCGATGCATCCACCGCCGCCGACCTCGAACAGGAACTGGCGTCCGCGGTCCGGGACGGTGCATCATCGGTTGTAGTGGATATGACGGACCTTGACTATATCAGCAGTTCAGGTCTGCGGGTGCTCCTTGCGGCAAAGAAAAACCTGAGCAGAGGGGGCGGAACCCTGAAGATCGCAGCCATGAAGCCATTTGTCCGCGAGGTCTTTGAGATATCCGGCTTTTTGCGGATCTTTCCGGTATATCCGGGCGTCGACGAGGCGCTCCAAGAGAAAGGAACCGGTGAATGA
- a CDS encoding class I SAM-dependent methyltransferase, which translates to MSRHADGGPGPAGAWEAEYRSRGHFWGGAALSIPETVSGERVLEIGCGNGKTLGLLASMGAEVTAFDISPAAVALARTSVPGCRRLLVADARTLPFRDMVFDTVVAFHILGHMDRRERRQCAVEWSRVLSPGGCLHLRVFSVRDLRCGKGSEVEESSYLRGNGIMTHYFTGGEVQHLFPALTPLRIEEHEWTLRVRGRDHPRSEISAVFEKGC; encoded by the coding sequence ATGAGCCGGCACGCTGACGGCGGTCCCGGTCCGGCGGGGGCATGGGAGGCGGAATACCGGAGCCGCGGCCACTTCTGGGGGGGAGCGGCACTCTCAATCCCGGAGACGGTCTCGGGCGAGCGTGTGCTCGAGATCGGGTGCGGAAACGGCAAGACACTCGGTTTGCTTGCCTCAATGGGAGCGGAGGTCACCGCCTTTGACATCTCGCCGGCGGCGGTCGCCCTTGCCCGGACGTCGGTCCCTGGATGCCGCCGCCTGCTCGTCGCCGATGCCCGCACCCTGCCCTTCAGGGATATGGTCTTTGATACCGTCGTTGCCTTCCATATCCTGGGCCATATGGACCGTCGTGAACGGCGGCAATGCGCCGTCGAATGGTCGAGGGTGCTCTCCCCCGGCGGGTGCCTCCACCTCAGGGTCTTCTCCGTCCGGGATCTCAGGTGCGGGAAGGGGAGCGAGGTCGAAGAGTCCTCCTATCTCCGGGGCAACGGGATCATGACGCACTATTTTACCGGGGGCGAGGTGCAGCACCTCTTCCCTGCTCTCACCCCGCTCAGGATCGAAGAGCACGAGTGGACCCTCCGTGTGCGGGGGCGGGACCACCCGCGGTCCGAGATCTCTGCGGTGTTTGAAAAAGGGTGCTGA
- a CDS encoding ATP-binding protein, with product MDGICIEAVISSLPEALAYVRTALAASRVPEHAAMEVELAVDEAVTNIIMHGFAGGGGRIRVLCTFDEEEITIRIEDRAPPFDPTGAEAPDTDADIDERPIGGLGIHFIRQMTDEMQYRRQNGRNILILKKHVQEGR from the coding sequence GTGGACGGGATCTGTATCGAGGCGGTGATCTCCTCCCTCCCGGAGGCGCTTGCCTATGTGCGTACCGCCCTTGCCGCATCGAGGGTGCCCGAACATGCGGCCATGGAGGTGGAGCTTGCCGTGGACGAGGCGGTCACCAACATCATCATGCACGGATTTGCCGGGGGTGGGGGGCGGATCCGGGTCCTCTGCACCTTCGATGAGGAGGAGATCACCATCAGGATCGAGGACCGGGCACCCCCGTTCGACCCGACGGGTGCAGAGGCCCCTGATACCGATGCCGATATCGATGAACGGCCGATTGGCGGTCTCGGCATCCATTTTATCAGACAGATGACCGACGAGATGCAGTATAGACGACAGAACGGCAGGAATATCCTGATCTTGAAAAAACACGTGCAGGAAGGAAGATAA
- a CDS encoding MFS transporter, whose protein sequence is MAAPSCPDGALLERRCILIIATLAAFMTPFMTSSINIALPAIGTEFGADAILLGWVPTSFLLASAVFLIPMGRLGDIYGMKRIFAPGIVVFSVATLLCAFSTSIWMLIAIRMLQGIGSAMIFSTAVAALTAVYPPGERGRVLGINVAAVYIGLSIGPFLGGILTQFAGWRSIFFFTVPLGIAIILLLTRTGGSWTERHPEHFDVAGSVVYGMMLLFLMYGITILPALSAWVFIIAGAVLGAAFILLELRVESPVLRVRLFIENHVFTFSNIAALINYSATFAVAFLLSLYLQYNRGLDPGTAGTILLVQPLVQALLSPSAGKLSDRIEPSIVASAGMGVTVIGLVMFALLSDETPVIVIAAALAVLGLGFALFSSPNTNAIMSSVEKHQLGIASATLATTRQVGMILSMGIALMIFSVMIGRVEITPDLHEPLLQSIRIAFAVFSAICVAGIYFSLARGRVRSA, encoded by the coding sequence ATGGCCGCACCATCCTGTCCTGACGGCGCCCTCCTGGAACGGCGTTGCATCCTCATCATCGCCACGCTTGCCGCCTTCATGACCCCCTTTATGACCTCGTCCATCAATATCGCCCTCCCTGCCATCGGGACGGAGTTTGGCGCCGATGCCATCCTCCTCGGCTGGGTGCCGACCTCGTTCCTGCTCGCCTCTGCGGTGTTCCTCATCCCGATGGGGCGACTCGGGGACATTTACGGAATGAAACGGATTTTTGCACCGGGGATCGTTGTGTTCTCGGTCGCCACCCTTCTCTGCGCCTTTTCGACCTCCATCTGGATGCTCATCGCCATCCGGATGCTGCAGGGGATCGGGAGCGCCATGATCTTCTCCACGGCGGTGGCCGCCCTGACGGCGGTCTACCCGCCGGGCGAACGGGGGCGGGTGCTCGGGATAAATGTCGCCGCCGTCTATATCGGGCTCTCGATCGGCCCCTTCCTCGGCGGGATCCTGACGCAGTTTGCCGGGTGGCGGAGCATCTTCTTCTTCACCGTCCCGCTCGGCATCGCCATCATCCTCCTGCTCACGCGCACCGGCGGCTCATGGACCGAACGGCATCCTGAACACTTCGATGTGGCGGGCTCCGTCGTCTACGGGATGATGCTGCTGTTCCTGATGTACGGCATCACGATCCTGCCCGCCCTCAGTGCGTGGGTGTTTATCATCGCCGGCGCCGTGCTGGGTGCCGCCTTCATCCTCCTCGAACTGCGGGTGGAGAGCCCGGTGCTCAGGGTCAGGCTCTTCATCGAGAACCATGTGTTCACCTTCTCCAATATCGCCGCCCTCATCAACTACAGCGCCACATTCGCCGTGGCATTCCTGCTCTCCCTCTACCTCCAGTACAACCGGGGGCTTGATCCCGGGACGGCAGGGACCATCCTGCTCGTCCAGCCCCTCGTCCAGGCCCTGCTCTCCCCATCGGCAGGGAAACTCTCCGACCGGATCGAACCCTCGATCGTGGCCTCGGCAGGGATGGGGGTGACCGTCATCGGTCTTGTGATGTTTGCCCTGCTCTCCGACGAGACGCCGGTCATCGTGATCGCCGCTGCCCTGGCGGTCCTCGGGCTCGGGTTTGCCCTGTTTTCCTCGCCCAACACCAACGCCATCATGAGTTCGGTGGAGAAGCATCAGCTCGGCATCGCCTCCGCCACCCTCGCCACCACCCGGCAGGTCGGGATGATCCTCTCGATGGGCATCGCCCTCATGATCTTCTCGGTGATGATCGGGCGGGTCGAGATCACCCCTGACCTGCACGAACCCCTTCTCCAGAGCATCAGGATCGCATTCGCCGTTTTCTCAGCGATCTGCGTGGCCGGCATCTATTTCTCCCTTGCACGGGGCAGGGTCAGGTCCGCCTGA
- a CDS encoding GNAT family N-acetyltransferase: MHIGIELFKRVVIATDFSVHAQEALNAVSLLPGVRSVLVVHVIPHDGSERAWISGHLLRSGAEIGAEKLAAITERYVAAGIDADYRVIEQGEGDIASKILDVAGKYGATAIVVGAHGHGMIGSLFLGNVSAGVLERADIHVIIVRDEHVEPPLFRTVICPVDFGKPSAEATALLADLGAERVALVHVLPDHPDEASALEAEQKLSALSETVAARGIRAETRVLRGKPSSAIIRAAQDLEADLILIPRLGRTDYMSSISIGSTARVVGEGAPCTVLILSLVFSLGIETRELESSEFPLVDAVWEKYHGQHADPTTDRIFGVFVEGTLAAVARCRRHPDGFEVDGVFTSPGFRGRGYARHAVEALLDACGTDDLYMHSTLELVVFYGHYGFVAIPESALPKTIRERYSFALGNMEGSNVQPMMRKGK, from the coding sequence TTGCATATCGGGATCGAACTCTTCAAGCGTGTTGTTATCGCCACGGATTTCTCCGTGCATGCACAGGAGGCCCTGAACGCCGTTTCCCTGCTGCCCGGGGTCAGGTCGGTGCTGGTCGTCCATGTAATCCCGCATGACGGGAGCGAAAGGGCATGGATCAGCGGGCACCTCCTTCGTTCGGGTGCGGAGATCGGAGCGGAGAAACTGGCGGCGATAACAGAACGATATGTTGCGGCGGGTATCGATGCCGATTATCGCGTAATCGAGCAGGGGGAGGGAGATATCGCCTCGAAAATCCTCGATGTCGCCGGCAAATATGGAGCGACCGCCATCGTCGTGGGTGCGCATGGCCACGGGATGATCGGCAGCCTCTTTCTGGGGAACGTTTCGGCCGGTGTGCTCGAACGGGCGGATATCCATGTGATCATCGTCAGGGATGAACATGTGGAACCGCCCCTGTTCAGGACCGTCATCTGTCCGGTGGACTTCGGCAAACCCTCGGCCGAAGCAACGGCGCTTCTTGCGGACCTCGGGGCTGAACGGGTGGCGCTGGTGCATGTGCTCCCTGACCACCCGGATGAAGCAAGTGCCCTGGAGGCCGAACAGAAACTCTCGGCCCTCTCGGAGACGGTGGCGGCCCGGGGCATCAGGGCGGAGACACGGGTCCTCCGGGGAAAACCCTCGAGCGCCATCATCAGGGCGGCACAGGACCTCGAGGCCGACCTGATCCTGATCCCGCGCCTTGGCCGGACCGATTACATGAGTTCCATCTCGATCGGGAGCACGGCACGGGTCGTGGGCGAGGGCGCCCCCTGCACGGTGCTGATCCTGTCGCTGGTGTTCAGCCTGGGGATCGAGACACGGGAACTGGAATCATCGGAGTTCCCCCTTGTGGACGCTGTCTGGGAGAAATATCACGGCCAGCATGCCGATCCCACCACCGACCGGATCTTCGGCGTCTTTGTCGAAGGCACGCTTGCGGCCGTTGCCCGGTGCCGGCGGCATCCCGACGGCTTTGAGGTGGACGGGGTGTTCACCTCTCCCGGTTTCAGGGGACGCGGCTATGCCCGGCACGCCGTCGAGGCCCTGCTGGACGCCTGCGGAACAGATGACCTGTACATGCACTCCACCCTTGAACTGGTCGTGTTCTACGGCCACTACGGTTTTGTGGCCATCCCGGAGTCGGCACTCCCAAAGACGATCCGGGAACGCTATTCGTTTGCCCTCGGGAATATGGAGGGCTCAAACGTCCAGCCGATGATGCGGAAAGGAAAATAG
- a CDS encoding fasciclin domain-containing protein encodes MRNIVETAIDVGGFTTLVKAVQAAGLAETLSSPGPFTVFAPNDAAFAKIPAQQMQDLLKDKKQLGRILTYHVVPGKYMAADVMKMKTAQTVNGAELRIDTSDGVRVNDARVIKPDIVCTNGVCHVIDTVLMPK; translated from the coding sequence ATGAGAAACATTGTTGAAACGGCGATAGATGTGGGCGGTTTTACCACGCTCGTCAAGGCGGTGCAGGCCGCCGGGCTTGCAGAAACGCTCAGCTCTCCAGGCCCATTTACAGTATTTGCACCAAATGATGCCGCATTTGCCAAGATCCCTGCACAGCAGATGCAGGACCTTCTGAAAGACAAGAAACAGCTTGGACGGATTCTCACCTACCATGTGGTGCCCGGCAAGTACATGGCCGCCGACGTGATGAAGATGAAGACGGCCCAGACGGTGAATGGCGCCGAACTCAGGATCGATACCAGCGATGGCGTGCGGGTGAACGACGCACGCGTCATCAAGCCCGATATTGTCTGCACAAACGGCGTCTGCCATGTCATCGACACCGTGCTGATGCCGAAATAA
- a CDS encoding PP2C family protein-serine/threonine phosphatase, translating to MNAEIGDFLVLFEMICVIVVAAYFITRTTLFAAVLDRRLTIRHQAMLILFFGVLSIYGTLSGIEVLGAPINVRDLGPMVAGVFCGPVVGIGAGLIGAAFRFGMGGFTVLPCTIATVLAGALGGAVYLLHRGRPVQVRTAVGFAAGMEGLHMILVLLICSPFEQAWDVVSQVALPMILANAIGMYIFAQIIVNLREERRTKTERDAYHDELQRKKAELQIAADIQQTFLPRSIPPLRGYDLSAVSCPAREVGGDFYDAIRLRSGRTGLVIADVSGKSVPAALFMALSRTIIRAMATWHDDVAVALADANTMIAEQSDSGMFVTLLYGVLDEEGQRFTYASAGHNPPLLLKADTDEFIRLMPTGVALGAMEEMEYGEETVMITQGDLLVFYTDGVTEAIDPAGEEFGEERLKRTVLSHRTESSRDLIRQIRSAINDHAGSEPQFDDITLMVLRGL from the coding sequence ATGAACGCAGAGATAGGGGACTTTCTCGTCCTCTTCGAGATGATCTGCGTCATCGTGGTGGCGGCATATTTCATCACCCGCACGACCCTCTTCGCCGCCGTTCTTGACCGGCGCCTCACCATCCGCCATCAGGCGATGCTGATCCTGTTTTTCGGCGTACTCTCCATCTACGGCACCCTGAGCGGTATCGAGGTGCTGGGAGCGCCGATCAATGTGCGGGACCTCGGCCCGATGGTGGCCGGCGTCTTCTGCGGTCCGGTGGTGGGCATCGGTGCCGGCCTCATCGGGGCGGCCTTCAGGTTCGGCATGGGCGGGTTCACCGTCCTGCCCTGCACCATCGCCACGGTGCTGGCCGGTGCGCTCGGCGGCGCCGTCTATCTTCTCCACCGGGGGCGACCGGTCCAGGTCAGGACGGCAGTGGGTTTTGCCGCCGGCATGGAGGGTCTGCATATGATCCTGGTGCTCCTCATCTGCTCGCCGTTTGAGCAGGCATGGGACGTCGTGAGCCAGGTGGCGCTCCCGATGATCCTTGCCAATGCGATCGGGATGTATATCTTTGCGCAGATCATCGTCAACCTCCGCGAGGAGCGGCGGACGAAGACCGAACGGGACGCCTATCACGACGAACTCCAGAGAAAAAAAGCGGAGCTCCAGATCGCAGCGGACATCCAGCAGACCTTCCTCCCCCGCTCCATCCCTCCCCTCAGGGGCTACGACCTCTCTGCGGTCAGCTGTCCGGCCCGCGAGGTCGGCGGGGACTTTTATGATGCCATCCGTCTCCGCTCAGGACGGACCGGGCTTGTGATCGCGGATGTCTCGGGAAAGAGCGTCCCGGCCGCCCTGTTCATGGCGCTCTCCCGGACGATCATCAGGGCGATGGCCACATGGCACGACGACGTCGCCGTCGCCCTTGCAGATGCCAATACCATGATCGCGGAGCAGTCGGATTCCGGGATGTTTGTGACCCTCCTTTACGGTGTCCTTGATGAGGAGGGGCAGAGGTTCACCTATGCCAGCGCCGGGCACAACCCGCCTCTCCTCCTGAAGGCAGACACCGACGAGTTCATCCGCCTGATGCCGACCGGCGTGGCCCTGGGCGCCATGGAGGAGATGGAGTATGGTGAGGAGACGGTTATGATCACGCAGGGCGATCTCCTGGTCTTCTATACCGACGGCGTCACCGAGGCGATCGACCCTGCGGGCGAGGAGTTCGGGGAGGAGCGGTTGAAGCGGACCGTGCTCTCGCACCGCACTGAATCCTCCCGCGACCTGATCCGCCAGATCAGGTCGGCAATCAATGACCATGCCGGTTCTGAACCGCAGTTTGACGATATCACCCTGATGGTGCTGAGGGGGTTGTGA
- a CDS encoding FKBP-type peptidyl-prolyl cis-trans isomerase, protein MKSGRALAGVLVLAALICAAGCTGTAENSVAEVGDNVTVDYTGSFPNGTVFDTSIGRKPFTFTIGKNMVIEGFEKAVIGLSEGESVSVLIPAAEAYGEYNPDLVSSVNRSGLPDDTAVGQMFLQQINGQTVIFRVIAINETTVVMDANPALAGEDLKFDITLLSIQKAAS, encoded by the coding sequence ATGAAATCCGGAAGAGCACTGGCCGGAGTCCTCGTCCTTGCAGCGCTGATCTGTGCCGCAGGATGCACGGGAACGGCCGAAAACAGCGTCGCCGAGGTCGGGGACAACGTGACGGTCGATTATACCGGTTCATTTCCCAATGGCACCGTATTCGACACCTCGATCGGGAGGAAGCCCTTCACCTTCACTATCGGAAAGAATATGGTGATCGAGGGCTTCGAGAAGGCCGTGATCGGGCTCTCCGAGGGGGAGTCGGTGAGTGTGTTGATACCGGCGGCTGAGGCCTATGGCGAATACAACCCAGATCTCGTCTCCTCTGTGAACCGTTCCGGTCTTCCGGACGACACCGCCGTCGGCCAGATGTTCCTGCAGCAGATCAACGGTCAGACAGTGATCTTCAGGGTGATCGCCATCAATGAGACGACCGTTGTGATGGATGCGAACCCGGCCCTGGCAGGAGAGGACCTCAAATTCGATATCACGCTTCTCTCGATCCAGAAAGCAGCGTCATGA
- a CDS encoding AI-2E family transporter has translation MYIPRARWDLFIVALTAIIVTCATIAFWPLINPLIVGISVAVVLMPLQRRLSEVVAPWISSAVITISVFVIGFLLIVTTLTILSQNAGYLAGMITTIIEWIRSMLSGEFTALIPINAFQEVFSSLITDIQIGIINALALVPMAIIKIIIFFLTVYFLLITGDRIWQDILGVVPVRSMGSFSLYSRTVSDTLYSILVVHISIAFITFFLALPFFWLLGYDHVLFFSILSALFAIVPVLGPVFLILFLGVYALAIGDWRALALLALIGYPVVAGMPDLFLRPILMGQRVEIPPVLIFMAFFGGMAVMGVMGFILGPLFVALLLAGYRIMVKEFSQTRNGGSG, from the coding sequence ATGTACATCCCGAGAGCACGGTGGGACCTCTTCATCGTCGCCCTGACGGCGATAATCGTCACCTGTGCGACGATCGCCTTCTGGCCGCTTATAAACCCCTTAATCGTCGGCATATCTGTCGCTGTCGTGCTGATGCCGCTGCAGCGCCGTCTTTCTGAGGTGGTGGCCCCCTGGATATCCTCGGCCGTGATCACCATCAGCGTGTTTGTCATCGGTTTCCTGCTGATCGTCACCACACTGACCATACTCTCCCAGAACGCCGGGTATCTGGCCGGCATGATCACCACGATCATCGAATGGATACGCTCGATGCTCTCCGGCGAATTTACCGCCCTCATCCCAATCAACGCCTTTCAGGAGGTGTTTTCCTCCCTGATCACCGATATCCAGATCGGGATCATCAACGCCCTCGCCCTGGTGCCGATGGCGATCATCAAGATCATCATCTTTTTCCTGACCGTGTATTTCCTGCTCATCACCGGGGACCGCATCTGGCAGGACATCCTGGGCGTCGTCCCGGTGCGTTCGATGGGATCCTTCTCGCTCTATTCGAGAACCGTCTCCGACACCCTCTACTCCATCCTGGTCGTCCACATATCGATCGCCTTCATCACCTTCTTCCTTGCCCTGCCGTTTTTCTGGCTCCTGGGTTATGATCACGTCCTGTTCTTCTCGATCCTCTCCGCCCTGTTTGCGATCGTGCCGGTGCTCGGGCCGGTATTTCTGATCCTCTTTCTGGGGGTGTACGCCCTCGCCATCGGCGACTGGCGGGCGCTTGCATTGCTGGCGCTGATCGGGTATCCGGTGGTGGCCGGGATGCCCGACCTCTTCCTCCGCCCCATCCTGATGGGGCAGCGGGTGGAGATCCCACCGGTGCTGATATTCATGGCCTTCTTCGGGGGGATGGCGGTGATGGGGGTGATGGGT
- a CDS encoding SagB/ThcOx family dehydrogenase, which produces MAERSAAGRRFIEETKFGHFPPSDQMLGRVQPPLERPHRGEGVALPSPSDATIDDIPLVDAIARRRSVRDYLMTKMSKETLSFLLWCSQGVQSVAGTEWTFRTVPSAGARHALETFLLLNTVEGIEPGLYHYSALSHRLFRVMGPSDPATEIYDACLGQPMVRDAAAVFLWAADIERMAWRYGERGYRYIFIDAGHACQNLYLGAEAVRCGVCAIGAFDDDALNAVLGLDGENAFVIYAATVGPAPPGSPS; this is translated from the coding sequence ATGGCGGAGAGGAGCGCTGCGGGAAGGAGGTTCATCGAGGAGACAAAATTCGGGCATTTTCCTCCCTCTGATCAGATGCTCGGGCGGGTTCAGCCCCCCCTGGAGCGCCCGCACCGGGGCGAGGGGGTGGCGCTTCCGTCGCCATCTGATGCGACGATCGATGATATACCCCTTGTAGATGCGATTGCGCGGCGGAGGAGTGTCAGGGACTACTTGATGACAAAGATGTCAAAAGAAACGCTCTCGTTTCTGCTCTGGTGCTCGCAGGGGGTGCAGTCGGTGGCGGGCACCGAATGGACGTTCAGGACGGTGCCGTCGGCCGGCGCCCGCCACGCCCTGGAGACCTTCCTGCTCCTCAACACCGTGGAGGGAATTGAACCCGGCCTGTATCACTATTCGGCGCTCTCGCATCGACTTTTCAGGGTGATGGGGCCATCCGATCCGGCGACAGAGATCTATGACGCCTGTCTCGGCCAGCCCATGGTGCGTGACGCTGCCGCCGTCTTCCTGTGGGCAGCGGATATCGAACGGATGGCATGGCGCTACGGAGAGAGAGGTTACCGCTATATCTTCATCGACGCCGGTCATGCCTGCCAGAACCTCTATCTGGGAGCGGAAGCGGTCAGGTGCGGGGTGTGCGCCATCGGGGCATTTGACGACGATGCCCTGAATGCGGTGCTCGGACTTGACGGTGAGAACGCCTTCGTGATCTATGCCGCCACCGTGGGTCCGGCGCCCCCCGGATCCCCGTCCTGA
- a CDS encoding YigZ family protein: MPAANLSCMQECSVVKLDVQKSRFYAHLYHLEDPAEIADALALHRKRYRRAAHHVSAVRFLGGAVPVAAGKNDGEVGHPGRALLQVLEKHDLDSHALIVSRIFGGIKLGPGGVTRAFRDAAEGAVACLPPEK; the protein is encoded by the coding sequence GTGCCGGCGGCCAACCTCTCTTGCATGCAGGAATGTTCGGTGGTGAAACTGGACGTGCAGAAGTCGCGGTTCTATGCACACCTCTATCATCTGGAGGATCCGGCCGAGATCGCCGACGCCCTCGCCCTCCACCGGAAAAGATACCGGAGGGCGGCGCATCATGTCTCTGCCGTCCGTTTTCTTGGCGGTGCGGTCCCGGTCGCCGCCGGCAAAAACGACGGTGAGGTCGGTCACCCGGGCAGGGCGCTCCTCCAGGTCCTCGAGAAGCATGATCTCGACAGCCACGCCCTGATCGTCTCGCGGATCTTTGGGGGGATCAAACTCGGCCCCGGCGGTGTGACCAGGGCGTTCAGGGATGCCGCGGAGGGTGCGGTCGCCTGCCTGCCGCCCGAAAAGTAA